Below is a genomic region from Candidatus Methanoperedens sp..
AACGCAGAGGAAAAAAATAGTACAGCTATGGGACACGCCGATATTTAAAACTGAGGAAGGGCGGAAGCTTGTAACAAGGCTCATTTCATGATTTTGTGTCAATTTTTGCCTGTATCATTACGTTATATTATCTATAATACTTAGTCAGTCAAATTCGGGATATTGATATGATTATCACATTAACACTAATCGCGGCGCTTGCAGTGGCTCTCTTTATGGGACTGAACATCGGCGGCAATAATGCGGCTGCTGCAATGGGTGCGGCTTATGGTGCTAAAGTGCGTACCAAGTACCAGGCAGTTCTGTTAATCGGCGTTTTCGCTGTCATCGGTGCCGTGGTCAGCGGCGGCGAAGTGATAAAAACGCTTGGAAGCGGAATCCTCCCCTCCGGGACAATATTGATCAAAGGAGCCATTATCGCTGTCGGAGCATCTGCTGTTACTATTTTTCTGGCAAATATTCTGCGCGTACCGATATCCACCAGCCAGGTTGCGGTCGGGTCTGTGGTGGGAATCGGATTTTTCTACGGTGCATCCAAATTAAATACGCTGCTTCTTGGCGAGATTGTAATCTGGTGGGTGGTTACCCCTGTTATTGCATGGCTGCTTGCATATCTTATGGGGAAATACATCTACACACGAGTTCTCATCTGGCTTGCCGACCACCACGACTCTGAAGCCTCGATACGGAAATCCTTGAATGTACTTCTGACTTTATCGGGTTGTTATGTGGCATTTTCTGCCGGAGCCAACCATGCAGGCATCATAGTGGGACCGTTTGTGGGAGCAGGCGTATTTCCATCATCCTACGGCGCTGTTTTTGCAGGTGTTGCGATCAGCATCGGCGCTCTTCTTATGGGCGGGAGGATTCTTGATACCGTAGGAAATGAGATATGTGAACTCTGTGTAATCCGGGCGGTGTTCGTGGAGTTCACTGCCGCCATAATTGTGCATATAGCTTCGATTCTTGGGATTCCGGTATCGCTTGGCGAGATTGTGGCTTCCGGGA
It encodes:
- a CDS encoding inorganic phosphate transporter, with the translated sequence MIITLTLIAALAVALFMGLNIGGNNAAAAMGAAYGAKVRTKYQAVLLIGVFAVIGAVVSGGEVIKTLGSGILPSGTILIKGAIIAVGASAVTIFLANILRVPISTSQVAVGSVVGIGFFYGASKLNTLLLGEIVIWWVVTPVIAWLLAYLMGKYIYTRVLIWLADHHDSEASIRKSLNVLLTLSGCYVAFSAGANHAGIIVGPFVGAGVFPSSYGAVFAGVAISIGALLMGGRILDTVGNEICELCVIRAVFVEFTAAIIVHIASILGIPVSLGEIVASGIIGIGCANSGMHIVRSNTVKKIAIAWVVSPLLAGTVAFVLINIF